The segment ATCAAGAAATACTACGATTCCGACTGCAACCTCGGCGTGCTGGACGGCAAGACCGTCGCTGTCATCGGCTTCGGCAGCCAGGGCCACGCCCATTCCGAGAACCTGGCCGAGAGCGGCGTGAACGTCGTCGTCGGCCTGCGCAAGGGCTCTGCTCACTGGGAGAAGGCTTCTGAGTTCGCAGCAACTCACGAGAACTTCAAGGTCATGGAAGTGGAAGAAGCTGCCAAGGCCGGCGACGTTGTTATGATGCTGGTGCCCGACGAGCTGTGCGCCGACATCTACAACAAGCAGGTGGCTCCCTACATGACCGAGGGCAAGGCACTGGCCTTTGCACACGGCTTCAACATCCACTTCAAGACCATCGCTGCTCCCAAGAATGTGGACGTTATCATGATCGCTCCCAAGGGCCCCGGCCACATTGTCCGCCGCCTGTACACCGAGGGTGAGGGCTGCCCCTCTCTGATCTGCGTGGAGCAGGACTACACCGGCAAGGCTAAGGATATCGCTCTGGCATACGCTTCCGGCATCGGCGCAGGCCGTGCAGGCATCCTGCAGACCACCTTCAAGGAGGAGACCGAGACCGACCTGTTCGGCGAGCAGGCAGTGCTGTGCGGCGGTGTTTCCGAGCTGATCCACGCCGGTTTCGATACGCTGGTGGAAGCTGGCTACGAGCCCGAGATGGCATACTTTGAGACCTGCCACGAGATGAAGCTGATCGTTGACCTGATCAACGAGGGCGGCTTCTCCAAGATGCGTTACTCCATCTCCAACACCGCTGAGTACGGCGATTACCGCACCGGCAAGCGCCTGATCACCGCCGAGACCCGCAAGGAGATGAAGAAGGTCCTGACCGAGATTCAGGACGGCACCTTCGCTTCCGAGTTCCTGACCGAGATGAGCCCCAACGGCGGCCGCAAGGTGCACTTCCTGGCAAAGCGCCGCATGGAAGCAGAGCTGCCCATCGAGAAGGTCGGCGCAGAGCTGCGCGGCATGATGAGCTGGCTGAAGAAGTAAGAGGAAAACCCTCTCAGGCCGCCTTTCGGCGGCCAGCTCCCCCGAAAGGGGGAGCTTTTGTTGAAAGTGGGAACCTTATACTTATAGATCCTCCGCAAAAACCTCTCCCCTTCGGGAGAGGTGGCACGGCGCAGCCGTGACGGAGAGGGTTTTTGACAGAAAAGAGGATTTGAAATGAGAAGCGACAATGTGACCAAGGGCTCGGAGCGCGCTCCGAACCGAAGCCTGTTCTACGCACTGGGCTATACCAAGGAAGAGCTGGAGCGCCCGCTGATCGGCGTGGTGAGCGCCTACAGCGAGATCGTGCCCGGCCATATGAATCTGGACAAGATCGCCGATGCCGTAAAGGCCGGTGTTGAGATGGCAGGCGGCACCCCTATCCTGATCCCTGCCATCGGCGTGTGCGACGGCATCGCCATGGGCCATGTGGGCATGAAGTACTCGCTGGCTTCCCGCGAGCTGATCTGCGACAGCGTGGAGACCATGCTCATGGCCCACCAGCTGGACGGTCTGGTGCTGGTGCCCAACTGCGATAAGATCGTGCCCGGCATGGTGATGGCAGCGGTGCGCATGGATGTGCCCGCTGTGGTCTGCTCCGGCGGCCCCATGCTGGCCGGTACCTACGGCGGCGAAGAGGTCAGCCTTTCCAAGATGTTCGAGGCTGTGGGTGCCTACAAGGCCGGTATGATCACCGAGGATCAGCTGGAAGACTGCACCTGCAACTGCTGCCCCAGCTGCGGCAGCTGCTCCGGCATGTACACCGCCAACAGCATGAACTGCCTGTGCGAGGCCATCGGCATCGCACTGCCCGGCAACGGCACCATTCCTGCCGTCTACTCCAAGCGTCTGCAGCTGGCAAAGCACGCTGGTATGGCCATTATGGATATGGTCAAGAAGGGCATCACCGCACGCCAGATCATCAACGAGCGCTCCATTCGCAACGCTCTGACCTGTGATATGGCGCTGGGCTGCTCCACCAACACGGTGCTGCACCTGCTGGCCATCGCCTATGAGGCTGGTGTGCCCATCGACCTGAAGCTGTTCAATGAGATCAGCGCCAAGACCCCCAACCTGTGCCATCTGGCACCGGCCGGCCCCACCCACATGCCGGATTTGTACGCCGCAGGTGGCATTCCTGCCGTGCAGGCAGAGCTGGCCAAGAAGGGCCTGCTGGATCTGGATGTGCCTACCGTTACCGGCAAGACGCTGGGCGAGAACATCAAGGGCGCACACATCCTGAACGACAAGGCCATCCGTCCCATTGACAACCCCTATTCCCAGACCGGCGGCCTGCAGATCCTGTGGGGCAACATTGCACCGGACGGCTGTGTGGTCAAGCGCAGCGCCGTGGCCCCCGAGATGCAGCAGCATTCCGGACCGGCCCGCGTGTTCAACAGCGAGGACGAGGCCATTGCCGCCATCTACGCGGGCAAGATCGTCCCGGGCGATGTGGTGGTCATCCGCTACGAAGGCCCCAAGGGCGGCCCCGGCATGCGTGAGATGCTGAACCCCACCTCCGCACTGGCCGGCATGAAGCTGGACAAGACAGTGGCCCTCATCACCGATGGCCGCTTCTCCGGCGCAAGCCGCGGTGCAGCCATTGGCCATGTGAGCCCGGAGGCTGCTTCCGGCGGCCCCATCGGCCTGATCGAGGAGGGCGATACCATCAACATTGATATCCCCAATGCCTCCATCACGCTGGAGGTCAGCGACGAAGTCCTGGCCCAGCGCAAGGCAAAGTATGTTGCACCCGAACCCAATATCAAGACCGGCTGGCTCAGCCGCTATGCACGCATGGTCACCAGTGCAAATCTGGGCGCCGTGCTGAAGTAATTTGATGATCTAAGCAAAAACAGAGGGACGACCCCGCGTCGTCCCTCTGTTTTTTTCCTGCAGGCCCATAGATAAAAAAGAAAGCGACAAAGCAGACAAGCTTTGTCACTTCTCAGGCAAAAATTTATTCTCCGTGGCCGAACAGCACCGCACGGAAGGTTGCAAAGATGATCTTCCAGTCCACCAGGAAGCTGCGCTCCTTGACATACTTCACATCCAGCGCCATCCACTCCTCAAAGCTCAGCTGGTTGCGGTGTGGGGCGATCTGCCAGTAGCAGCTCAGGCCCGGCGTCACGTACAGCCGCTGCCATTCATAAGGGGTGTACTGGGCCACCTCACGGGGCAGAGCCGGGCGCGGGCC is part of the Faecalibacterium sp. HTF-F genome and harbors:
- the ilvD gene encoding dihydroxy-acid dehydratase, which translates into the protein MRSDNVTKGSERAPNRSLFYALGYTKEELERPLIGVVSAYSEIVPGHMNLDKIADAVKAGVEMAGGTPILIPAIGVCDGIAMGHVGMKYSLASRELICDSVETMLMAHQLDGLVLVPNCDKIVPGMVMAAVRMDVPAVVCSGGPMLAGTYGGEEVSLSKMFEAVGAYKAGMITEDQLEDCTCNCCPSCGSCSGMYTANSMNCLCEAIGIALPGNGTIPAVYSKRLQLAKHAGMAIMDMVKKGITARQIINERSIRNALTCDMALGCSTNTVLHLLAIAYEAGVPIDLKLFNEISAKTPNLCHLAPAGPTHMPDLYAAGGIPAVQAELAKKGLLDLDVPTVTGKTLGENIKGAHILNDKAIRPIDNPYSQTGGLQILWGNIAPDGCVVKRSAVAPEMQQHSGPARVFNSEDEAIAAIYAGKIVPGDVVVIRYEGPKGGPGMREMLNPTSALAGMKLDKTVALITDGRFSGASRGAAIGHVSPEAASGGPIGLIEEGDTINIDIPNASITLEVSDEVLAQRKAKYVAPEPNIKTGWLSRYARMVTSANLGAVLK
- the ilvC gene encoding ketol-acid reductoisomerase — protein: MAIKKYYDSDCNLGVLDGKTVAVIGFGSQGHAHSENLAESGVNVVVGLRKGSAHWEKASEFAATHENFKVMEVEEAAKAGDVVMMLVPDELCADIYNKQVAPYMTEGKALAFAHGFNIHFKTIAAPKNVDVIMIAPKGPGHIVRRLYTEGEGCPSLICVEQDYTGKAKDIALAYASGIGAGRAGILQTTFKEETETDLFGEQAVLCGGVSELIHAGFDTLVEAGYEPEMAYFETCHEMKLIVDLINEGGFSKMRYSISNTAEYGDYRTGKRLITAETRKEMKKVLTEIQDGTFASEFLTEMSPNGGRKVHFLAKRRMEAELPIEKVGAELRGMMSWLKK